The Drosophila biarmipes strain raj3 chromosome 2L, RU_DBia_V1.1, whole genome shotgun sequence genome has a window encoding:
- the LOC108027733 gene encoding uncharacterized protein LOC108027733 gives MFLDDFGFPKEVTAENLNTYSYDLHGTKLLTSADTEFYLPPKWHGTIYSTEELLHAYRKRFNPDPTLLTFHAMQPYEPEFICCERAVVELTVMPAGQSLYSDKSIVVFLVKQPAEERNSLITKELGTLLDFFPHNHHYHSRIMDEGIDVVYVDDKIYKTGPTSSYQHQRLFNLIRNIQPGAVLGLSGGPLPDVLRSVCKKPAQKPKEHN, from the exons ATGTTCTTGGACGATTTTGGATTCCCCAAGGAGGTGACTGCGGAGAACCTGAACACCTATTCTTATGATCTG CATGGCACTAAGCTGTTGACATCGGCGGACACTGAATTTTATCTGCCGCCGAAATGGCATGGCACAATTTACAGTACCGAGGAGTTGCTGCACGCCTACAGAAAGCGATTTAAC CCGGATCCCACTCTCCTGACCTTCCATGCCATGCAACCCTATGAGCCCGAGTTCATTTGCTGCGAGAGGGCTGTGGTGGAGCTGACAGTGATGCCGGCTGGTCAGAGCCTCTACAGCGACAAGTCCATCGTGGTGTTTCTGGTCAAGCAGCCAGCCGAAGAGCGGAACTCTCTGATCACCAAGGAACTCGGCACACTGCTGGATTTCTTTCCGCACAACCACCACTACCACTCCCGGATCATGGACGAGGGCATCGATGTGGTCTATGTGGATGACAAGATCTACAAGACTGGACCGACCAGCAGTTATCAACACCAGCGCCTCTTCAACCTGATCAGGAACATCCAGCCGGGTGCTGTGCTGGGCCTTTCGGGAGGTCCCTTGCCCGATGTCCTGCGCAGTGTCTGCAAGAAACCAGCCCAGAAGCCCAAGGAGCACAACTGA
- the LOC108027788 gene encoding roundabout homolog 2, translated as MHLCEMRGMPRRLQPQCLASESEIQIKIENKIKNKNGNGKSSQIKRRHRNNRNAPERRLKIMQVDRSRRVIFPLLLLLTGLNGLTQVGALKGENPRIIEHPMDTTVPKNDPFTFNCQAEGNPTPTIQWFKDGRELKTDTGSHRIMLPAGGLFFLKVIHSRRESDAGTYWCEAKNEFGVARSRNATLQVAFLRDEFRLEPANTRVAQGEVALMECGAPRGSPEPQISWRKNGQTLNLAGNKRIRIVDGGNLAIQEARQSDDGRYQCVVKNVVGTRESATAFLKVHVRPFLIRGPQNQTAVVGSSVVFQCRIGGDPLPDVLWRRTASGGNMPLRRVHVLEDRSLKLDDVTLEDMGEYSCEADNAVGGITATGILTVHAPPKFVIRPKNQLVEIGDEVLFECQANGHPRPTLYWSVEGNSSLLLPGYRDGRMEVTLTPEGRSVLSIARFAREDSGKVVTCNALNAVGSVSSRTVVSVDTQFELPPPIIEQGPVNQTLPVKSIVVLPCRTLGTPVPQVSWYLDGIPIDVQEHERRNLSESGALTISDLQRHEDEGLYTCVASNRNGKSSWSGYLRLDTPTNPNIKFFRAPELSTFPGPPGKPQMVEKGENWVTLSWTRSNKVGGSSLVGYVIEMFGKNETDGWVAVGTRLQNTTFTQTGLLPGVNYFFLIRAENSHGLSLPSPMSEPITVGTRYFNSGLDLSEARASLLSGDVVELSNASVVDSTSMKLTWQIINGKYVEGFYVYARQLPNPIVNNPAPVTTNTNPLLGSASASASASALISTKPNIAAAGKRDGETNQNGGGATPAPQSTKYRMLTILNGGGASSCTITGLVQYTLYEFFIVPFYKSVEGKPSNSRIARTLEDVPTEAPYGMEALLLNSSAVFLKWKAPELKDRHGVLLNYHVIVRGIDTAHNFSRILTNVTIDAASPTLVLANLTEGVMYTVGVAAGNNAGVGPYCVPATLRLDPITKRLDPFINQRYPINQDHVNDVLTQPWFIILLGAILAILMLSFGAMVFVKRKHMMMKQSALNTMRGNHTSDVLKMPSLSTRNGNGYWLDSSTGGMVWRPSPGGDSLEMQKDHIADYAPVCGAPGSPAGGGAGSGGSGGAGSGASGGDDIHGGHGTERNQQRYVGEYSNIPTDYAEVSSFGKAPSEYGRHGNASPAPYATSSILSPHQQQQQQQPRYQQRPVPGYNLQRPMHPHYQQQQQQQQQQQQAHQQHQQLPPSNIYQQMSTTSEIYPTNTGPPRSVYSEQYYYPKDKQRHIHITENKLSNCHTYEAAPGAKQSSPITSQFASVRRQQLPPNCSIGRDSARFKVLNTDQGKNQQNLLDLDGSSLCYNGLADSGCGGSPSPMAMLMSHEDEHALYHTADGDLDDMERLYVKVDEQQPPQQQQQLMPLVPQHPGDGHLQSWRNQSTRGSRKNAQEVSKEPNELIYAPGSVASERSLLSNSGSGTSSQPAGHNV; from the exons GTGAAAATCCACGCATCATCGAGCATCCCATGGACACGACGGTGCCAAAAAATGATCCATTTACGTTTAATTGCCAGGCCGAGGGCAATCCAACACCAACCATTCAGTGGTTTAAGGACGGTCGCGAACTGAAGACGGATACGGGTTCGCATCGCATAATGCTGCCCGCCGGGGGTTTATTCTTTCTCAAG GTTATCCACTCACGTCGAGAGAGCGATGCGGGCACTTACTGGTGCGAGGCCAAAAACGAGTTTGGCGTGGCGCGTTCCAGGAATGCAACGTTGCAAGTGGCAT TTCTCCGCGACGAATTCCGTTTGGAGCCGGCAAATACCCGCGTGGCCCAAGGCGAAGTGGCCCTGATGGAATGCGGTGCCCCCCGAGGATCTCCGGAGCCGCAAATCTCGTGGCGCAAGAACGGCCAGACCCTGAATCTCGCCGGGAACAAGCGGATTCGCATTGTGGACGGCGGCAACCTGGCCATCCAGGAAGCCCGGCAATCCGACGACGGTCGCTATCAGTGTGTGGTCAAGAATGTGGTTGGCACCCGGGAATCGGCCACTGCCTTCCTGAAAGTTCATG TGCGCCCCTTTCTCATCCGTGGACCCCAGAATCAGACGGCTGTGGTGGGCAGCTCGGTGGTCTTCCAGTGCCGCATCGGAGGCGATCCCCTGCCCGATGTCCTGTGGCGACGCACTGCCTCCGGCGGCAATATGCCACTGC GTCGTGTGCACGTACTTGAGGACCGCAGTCTGAAGCTGGACGACGTCACGCTGGAGGACATGGGCGAGTACAGTTGCGAGGCGGACAATGCGGTGGGCGGCATCACGGCCACGGGCATCCTCACCGTTCACG CACCCCCCAAATTCGTGATACGCCCCAAGAATCAGCTGGTGGAGATCGGTGATGAAGTGCTGTTCGAGTGCCAGGCGAATGGACATCCCCGGCCAACCCTCTATTGGTCGGTGGAGGGCAACAGCTCACTTCTGCTGCCCGGCTATCGGGATGGCCGCATGGAAGTGACCCTGACGCCCGAGGGCCGCTCGGTGCTTTCGATAGCTCGATTCGCCCGCGAGGACTCCGGCAAGGTGGTCACTTGCAATGCCCTGAATGCCGTGGGCAGTGTGAGCAGCCGAACGGTGGTCAGTGTGGATACGCAATTCGAGTTGCCACCGCCGATAATCGAACAGGGACCGGTGAATCAAACGCTGCCCGTGAAATCCATTGTGGTTCTGCCCTGCCGAACTCTGGGAACTCCGGTGCCCCAGGTCTCGTGGTACCTGGATGGCATACCCATCGATGTGCAGGAGCACGAACGGCGCAATCTCTCGGAGTCAGGAGCCCTTACCATTTCGGATCTTCAGCGTCACGAAGACGAGGGCTTATACACCTGCGTGGCCAGCAATCGCAATGGAAAATCCTCTTGGAGTGGCTACCTGCGTTTGGACACCCCAACTAATCCGAATATCAAGTTCTTCCGGGCGCCAGAACTTTCCACCTTCCCAGGACCACCGGGAAAACCGCAAATGGTGGAGAAGGGCGAGAATTGGGTGACCCTCAGCTGGACGAGGAGCAACAAAGTGGGCGGCTCCAGTCTGGTGGGCTATGTAATCGAGATGTTTGGCAAAAACGAAACGGATGGCTGGGTGGCTGTGGGCACCAGGCTGCAAAACACCACGTTCACCCAGACGGGTTTGCTGCCGGGTGTGAATTACTTCTTCCTAATTCGGGCGGAGAACTCCCATGGCTTATCACTGCCCAGTCCGATGTCGGAACCCATTACAGTGGGAACG CGGTACTTCAATAGTGGCCTGGATCTGAGCGAGGCTCGTGCCAGCCTGCTGTCCGGAGATGTTGTGGAGCTGAGCAACGCCAGCGTGGTGGACTCCACCAGCATGAAGCTCACCTGGCAG ATCATCAATGGCAAATACGTCGAGGGTTTCTATGTCTACGCTAGACAGTTGCCAAATCCAATAGTCAACAATCCGGCGCCCGTTACGACCAATACCAATCCGCTGCTGGGCtctgcatccgcatccgccTCGGCATCCGCATTGATTTCGACAAAGCCAAATATTGCCGCTGCCGGCAAACGTGATGGCGAGACCAACCAGAATGGAGGAGGAGCCACTCCAGCCCCACAGAGCACCAAGTATCGCATGCTGACGATTCTGAACGGAGGTGGCGCCTCATCCTGCACCATCACCGGTCTCGTCCAGTACACGCTGTATGAATTTTTCATCGTGCCATTTTACAAATCCGTCGAGGGCAAGCCGTCGAATTCGCGCATCGCCCGTACCCTTGAAGATG TTCCCACCGAGGCACCATATGGAATGGAGGCTCTGCTGCTTAATTCCTCGGCGGTGTTCCTGAAATGGAAGGCTCCGGAACTCAAGGATCGCCATG GAGTTCTCTTGAACTATCACGTCATAGTCCGAGGCATTGACACTGCTCACAATTTCTCACGAATTCTGACAAATGTCACCATCGATGCCGCCTCTCCCACTTTGGTTTTGGCCAATCTCACCGAGGGCGTGATGTAcacggtgggcgtggcagccggAAATAATGCCGGAGTGGGTCCATATTGCGTCCCAGCCACTTTGCGTTTGGATCCCATCACCAAGCGGCTCGATCCGTTCATCAATCAGCG CTATCCCATCAATCAGGACCATGTTAACGACGTGCTGACACAGCCCTGGTTCATAATACTCCTGGGCGCCATCCTGGCCATCCTTATGCTGTCCTTCGGCGCAATGGTCTTCGTGAAGCGCAAGCACATGATGATGAAGCAGTCGGCCCTAAACACCATGCGTG GCAATCACACGAGCGACGTGCTGAAAATGCCGAGTCTATCGACTCGCAATGGAAACGGCTACTGGCTGGACTCCTCCACCGGCGGGATGGTGTGGCGCCCCTCGCCCGGCGGCGATTCGCTGGAGATGCAAAAGGATCACATCGCCGACTATGCGCCGGTTTGTGGTGCCCCGGGCTCCCCGGCCGGCGGTGGTGCCGGTTCCGGTGGATCCGGTGGTGCGGGCAGCGGTGCCAGCGGCGGCGATGACATTCATGGAGGACACGGCACCGAACGCAATCAGCAGCG GTACGTGGGCGAGTACTCCAACATACCGACCGACTATGCCGAAGTGTCCAGTTTTGGCAAGGCACCCAGTGAATATGGGCGCCATGGCAATGCTTCCCCGGCCCCCTATGCCACCTCTTCGATTTTGAGtccccaccagcagcagcagcagcagcaacctcGTTATCAACAGCGACCAGTTCCCGGCTATAACCTGCAACGTCCCATGCATCCGCactaccagcagcagcagcagcagcaacagcagcagcaacaggcacaccagcaacaccagcaactgCCCCCCAGCAACATCTATCAGCAGATGTCCACCACCAGCGAGATTTATCCCACGAATACGGGTCCACCGCGCTCCGTCTACTCCGAGCAGTATTACTACCCCAAGGACAAGCAGAGGCACATCCATATCACCGAGAATAAGTTGAGCAACTGTCATACCTACGAGGCGGCTCCGGGGGCCAAGCAGTCCTCGCCCATCACCTCGCAATTCGCGAGTGTGAGGCGCCAGCAATTGCCGCCGAACTGCAGTATTGGCAGGGATAGTGCCCGCTTCAAGGTGCTGAACACGGATCAGGGCAAGAACCAGCAGAATCTTCTGGATCTCGACGGGTCCTCCTTGTGCTACAATGGACTGGCGGACTCGGGCTGCGGAGGTTCCCCCTCTCCGATGGCCATGCTGATGTCGCACGAGGATGAGCACGCCCTGTACCACACGGCGGATGGAGATTTGGACGATATGGAGCGACTGTACGTCAAGGTGGATGAGCAGCAGcctccgcagcagcagcagcagctgatgCCCCTGGTGCCACAGCATCCGGGGGATGGACATCTGCAGTCCTGGCGAAACCAGAGCACACGGGGCAGTCGGAAGAATGCCCAGGAGGTCAGCAAGGAGCCGAATGAGTTGATCTACGCCCCCGGCAGTGTGGCCAGCGAAAGGAGCCTGCTGAGCAACTCGGGCAGTGGCACCAGCAGCCAGCCGGCTGGCCACAATGTCTGA